TAGTCGCTGTTTCGCGTACGGGTTCGCCCCCCGTTTTCCCCAGCCCCGTTTTTTTCGACCGGAGGGCCGCGTGGTGATCGCCGAGCCGCTGCGGCCCCTCGCGGTGCCCCTGGACGACCTGCGCACACTCGAGGGGAACCCGCGCCGGGGTGACGTGGCGGCGGTGGCGCGCAGCCTGCGGCGGTTCGGGCAGCGCAAGCCGGTGGTCGCCCGGGCAGACGGGACGGTGATCGCCGGCAACCACCTGCTGGCCGCGGCGCGGGAGCTGGGCTGGTCGGAGCTGGCCGTGACGCGGGTCGACGACGACGACGCGACCGCGAAGGCGTTCGCGCTGGCCGACAACCGCACGTCTGAGCTGGGCTCGTTCGACCTCGGTGACCTGGCGGCGATGGCGGCCGAGGTCCACGCGGTGGATTCGGCGCTGCTTCAGGCGGCGAGCTACACCGAGGCGGACCTGAACGCGCTGCTGGCCGGCGAGGTGGTTCCGGCGAAGCTGACGGACCCGGACGAGGTGCCGGAGCCGCCAGCGGAACCGGTGACCCGGCCGGGGGGTCTATGGCTGCTCGGCGATAACCACCGGCTGCTGTGCGGGGACAACACCGCCCCCGAGGACCTCGACCGGCTGACCGATGGCGCGCTGGCCGACCTCGTGGTCACCGACCCGCCCTTTGCGATCTACGGTTCCAGTTCGGGTGTGGATTCCGACGTAGCCGACGACAAGATGGTCCGGCCATTCTTCGAGGCCATGTGGCGCACCATCCACGCCCGCCTCAAGGAGTTCGGCCACGCTTACGTCCATTGCGACTGGCGAAGCTGGGCGTCTCTCTGGGAGGCGGCCAAGCGCGGCCACATGACCCCCCACAACATGATCGTC
The Actinomycetes bacterium DNA segment above includes these coding regions:
- a CDS encoding DNA modification methylase — translated: MPLDDLRTLEGNPRRGDVAAVARSLRRFGQRKPVVARADGTVIAGNHLLAAARELGWSELAVTRVDDDDATAKAFALADNRTSELGSFDLGDLAAMAAEVHAVDSALLQAASYTEADLNALLAGEVVPAKLTDPDEVPEPPAEPVTRPGGLWLLGDNHRLLCGDNTAPEDLDRLTDGALADLVVTDPPFAIYGSSSGVDSDVADDKMVRPFFEAMWRTIHARLKEFGHAYVHCDWRSWASLWEAAKRGHMTPHNMIVWDKGGMGMGSHYGNTHELVAFFGKLPPQRTMTNSGPAGQRLVYRPNVLHVSRPSGDDRLHNAAKPVELLREFIKNSSDPGGVVLDLYAGSGSTLIAAHAEDRAAWLVEIEPATCDVVLSRYQEHTGTKPILEATGEPHDFTA